A single region of the Vicia villosa cultivar HV-30 ecotype Madison, WI linkage group LG4, Vvil1.0, whole genome shotgun sequence genome encodes:
- the LOC131598178 gene encoding uncharacterized protein LOC131598178, translating to MGGWVNGVWQWGDFGISGSIEGNNGFDTNILSLRGCLAEFDGWKEGKDEVVWRGNPEKVFSVASFYAFYENLRIPFGPSNRHEEAFGILWKMEVPFKIKAFGWRLLHNRLPMKDLLERRGMSFPLNELKCTFCEYGVESRNHYFFDCWVVKYIWREIASWVGKEDNVEEECLSSFMEWHSYFYRKKAHGRKLNVVWMAITWILWSVRNGWCFRKEPWNVNNIVWNIKILVWKWSFCGKITYPNYSFYEFCMDPIYFLS from the coding sequence ATGGGAGGATGGGTTAATGGAGTGTGGCAATGGGGAGATTTTGGAATCTCCGGTTCCATTGAGGGGAATAACGGTTTTGATACGAATATCTTGTCTTTGAGGGGGTGTTTGGCGGAGTTTGATGGTTGGAAGGAAGGAAAAGATGAAGTTGTGTGGAGGGGAAATCCGGAAAAGGTTTTTTCGGTAGCttctttttatgctttttatgaGAATTTACGCATTCCGTTTGGTCCTTCAAATAGACATGAGGAAGCTTTTGGTATTTTGTGGAAGATGGAAGTTCCGTTTAAGATAAAGGCTTTTGGGTGGAGATTACTTCATAATAGGCTACCTATGAAAGATCTTTTGGAGAGGAGAGGTATGTCTTTTCCTTTGAATGAATTAAAATGTACATTTTGTGAGTATGGTGTGGAAAGTAGAAATCACTATTTTTTTGATTGTTGGGTGGTAAAGTATATTTGGAGAGAGATAGCTTCTTGGGTGGGTAAAGAAGATAATGTAGAGGAGGAGTGTTTGTCGTCTTTTATGGAATGGCACTCTTATTTTTATAGGAAGAAAGCGCATGGTAGGAAATTGAATGTGGTTTGGATGGCTATAACTTGGATTTTGTGGTCGGTTAGGAACGGTTGGTGCTTTCGTAAGGAGCCTTGGAATGTGAATAATATTGTTTGGAACATTAAGATATTGGTTTGGAAGTGGTCGTTTTGTGGGAAAATTACTTATCCCAATTACTCTTTTTACGAGTTTTGTATGGATCCTATATACTTCCTctcgtaa